The following are encoded together in the Wolbachia endosymbiont (group E) of Neria commutata genome:
- a CDS encoding GIY-YIG nuclease family protein — protein MKNYYIYILSSRHTKALYIGVTSNLIKRIWEHKNKVISSFTSKYNIS, from the coding sequence ATGAAAAATTATTATATTTATATACTTTCAAGTAGACACACTAAGGCTCTATATATAGGTGTTACGTCGAATTTAATCAAACGAATTTGGGAGCATAAGAACAAGGTTATTTCTAGTTTCACATCAAAATACAATATTTCTTAA
- a CDS encoding heme o synthase, whose product MYTSILPNSESTILDFWQLLKPRIMYLVVFTGVAGMVAAPGGMHPFLALISFICIALGSGSAGAINMWYDSDIDILMERTKKRPIPSGRILAENALEFGITLGILSVFIMAMAINYVSAALLAVSILFYVFIYTIWLKRRTPQNIVIGGAAGAFPPMIGWAAVTNSISWESFILFLIIFMWTPPHFWALSLNRSEDYAKASIPMFNIVYGPSKTRKYILIYSILLVLTSLLPALFLKKPLFYLIIAAFEGCIFVWYAISILRYKDHNSQKKMFSYSISYLFALFASIIFCSIDLF is encoded by the coding sequence ATGTATACAAGTATTCTACCAAATAGCGAATCAACGATACTGGATTTTTGGCAACTCCTCAAGCCAAGGATAATGTACCTTGTGGTATTCACCGGAGTTGCAGGTATGGTAGCAGCGCCTGGTGGTATGCACCCTTTTCTTGCACTAATATCTTTTATATGCATTGCTCTTGGTTCTGGCTCTGCAGGGGCTATAAATATGTGGTATGATAGCGACATAGACATATTGATGGAAAGGACAAAAAAACGCCCCATACCGTCAGGCAGAATTCTTGCAGAAAACGCACTTGAGTTTGGTATAACACTTGGAATATTATCCGTGTTTATCATGGCAATGGCGATAAACTATGTTTCTGCTGCTTTGCTTGCAGTCAGCATATTATTTTACGTTTTTATATATACAATCTGGCTCAAAAGACGCACTCCGCAAAATATTGTTATCGGTGGTGCAGCAGGTGCTTTTCCTCCAATGATTGGCTGGGCAGCTGTTACAAACTCAATCAGTTGGGAAAGTTTCATTTTATTTTTAATAATTTTTATGTGGACTCCCCCGCATTTTTGGGCACTATCTTTAAACAGATCTGAAGATTATGCAAAAGCATCAATTCCGATGTTCAATATTGTTTATGGTCCAAGCAAAACAAGAAAGTATATATTAATTTATAGCATACTGCTGGTGCTAACTAGTTTACTTCCAGCTCTATTCTTGAAAAAGCCTTTATTTTACCTTATTATCGCAGCTTTTGAAGGTTGCATTTTTGTTTGGTATGCTATATCCATTCTAAGATATAAAGATCATAACTCGCAGAAAAAAATGTTTTCTTATTCAATTTCTTATCTATTTGCCTTATTTGCTAGTATTATTTTTTGTTCTATTGATTTATTTTAG
- a CDS encoding phage tail protein, with product MSTAEYSNVFEERRQVSTTKLPPEIEFRERSTTEIPIGDIVFSNNAKQMQLINVSQLDLSNKVNIVYFNRNFNYPIDVKYAELPKQGTAAGVEIPLIMEEGQAQNIAEVLLYSAWQERNIYNFKLPIKYAWLAPSNIVKIVDGEKKHTMRIVKTKFESMSIQVSAVGYDHSIYKLSFPSAKSLRLKEYPPHHISKTNIEIIDLPHIKDNTINFTLNGEEDGWKGAVLFISSDDKDYKPIANVNKQSTYGYIVEFTDEELTVLLRSGELFNMSPISGSNLLLIGTEVIQFQSAELVDKNKYKLGKITRGQKGTKNIISLQEKNLFYLMIQ from the coding sequence ATGAGCACCGCAGAATACTCGAATGTATTTGAGGAGCGCAGACAAGTTTCGACAACAAAATTGCCACCAGAAATCGAGTTTCGAGAGAGATCTACTACTGAAATTCCCATTGGTGATATTGTCTTCAGTAACAATGCAAAACAAATGCAGCTCATAAATGTTAGTCAACTGGATTTAAGTAATAAAGTTAATATTGTTTATTTTAATCGCAATTTCAACTATCCAATCGATGTAAAATACGCTGAACTCCCAAAACAAGGAACAGCTGCAGGGGTTGAAATACCACTAATTATGGAAGAGGGGCAAGCGCAAAACATAGCTGAAGTTTTACTTTATTCTGCGTGGCAAGAAAGAAATATATATAACTTCAAGTTGCCGATTAAATACGCATGGCTTGCGCCCAGCAATATAGTGAAAATTGTGGATGGTGAGAAAAAACACACAATGAGAATTGTAAAAACGAAGTTTGAAAGCATGTCTATTCAAGTGAGTGCAGTAGGGTATGATCACTCTATATATAAATTATCTTTCCCTTCAGCAAAGTCGCTAAGACTCAAAGAATATCCTCCTCACCATATCAGCAAAACTAATATAGAAATCATAGATTTACCGCACATTAAAGATAATACTATAAACTTTACTTTAAATGGAGAAGAAGATGGCTGGAAAGGAGCAGTACTCTTTATTTCGAGTGACGATAAGGATTATAAACCTATTGCAAACGTAAATAAGCAATCTACTTACGGATATATAGTGGAGTTTACAGATGAAGAACTTACAGTATTATTACGCTCTGGTGAATTATTTAATATGAGTCCTATTTCCGGCTCAAATTTGCTACTCATTGGAACAGAAGTGATACAATTTCAGAGTGCTGAACTCGTAGATAAAAATAAATATAAGTTGGGTAAGATCACTAGAGGACAAAAAGGTACTAAAAATATAATCTCACTGCAGGAGAAAAATTTGTTTTACTTGATGATTCAATAA
- a CDS encoding HK97 family phage prohead protease, which translates to MSKKFLYSPLSLKNIEENGLFSGYASVFNVVDKQNDLILPGAFKENLNRSKIKLLWQHDPSDPIGNILDIYENDVGLYITAHLLLGVQKAKEAYLMLKAGTIDGLSIGYIPIKHDIDHETGARILKQVELWEISLVTFPANSAAQVINVKHQNNEQEMLVRAIEKANNVLANTYISP; encoded by the coding sequence ATGAGCAAAAAATTTCTATATTCGCCATTATCACTAAAAAACATAGAGGAAAATGGCCTATTTTCTGGCTATGCTAGCGTTTTTAACGTAGTTGATAAACAAAATGATCTGATCTTACCTGGAGCATTTAAAGAAAACTTAAATAGAAGCAAGATAAAGCTCCTTTGGCAGCATGATCCAAGTGACCCTATAGGCAATATCCTAGATATTTATGAAAACGATGTTGGCCTGTATATCACAGCACATTTGCTTTTAGGTGTTCAAAAAGCAAAAGAGGCATATTTGATGCTAAAGGCTGGTACAATTGATGGTCTTTCGATTGGCTATATACCTATTAAGCATGACATTGATCATGAAACGGGAGCCAGAATATTAAAACAAGTGGAATTGTGGGAGATTAGTTTAGTTACTTTTCCAGCGAACTCAGCTGCTCAGGTAATTAATGTAAAACATCAAAACAATGAGCAAGAGATGTTAGTGAGAGCAATAGAAAAAGCGAACAATGTGCTTGCAAATACATATATTTCTCCTTAA
- a CDS encoding substrate-binding domain-containing protein, whose protein sequence is MLRNFLLIFIFAVFMPLSNADARKYIRIVGSSTVFPFISFIAEEFNRVFSFKTPIVESIGSGSGFKMFCSGIGEDTPDITTSSRPMKEVERELCIRNKVGEVIEIIIGYDGIVIANSNQSHKFDFTKKDLFDTLSAYSPEGKKLVKNNKKFWSDVNYALPKTEIEIYGPYQNTGTYETLVNSVMLDQYSCMNSRIFKENYENKEERKKACSNIRDDGRYIEVGINENIIIQKLKSNRNALGIFSFSFLMRNQDKIQGSTIAGIEPNYNNISSGKYILARPLFLYIKREHLDTIDGLREFIREVIDSINTESSYLFRLGLIPLTSEDIKKVSANVYDII, encoded by the coding sequence ATGCTTAGAAATTTTCTACTGATTTTTATATTCGCGGTATTCATGCCGCTTTCAAATGCCGATGCAAGGAAATATATTAGAATTGTTGGATCTTCAACTGTTTTTCCTTTTATCTCATTTATAGCGGAGGAGTTTAACCGCGTATTCTCTTTTAAAACCCCGATTGTGGAGTCGATAGGTAGTGGATCTGGATTCAAAATGTTCTGCTCGGGAATAGGGGAGGATACTCCTGATATCACCACTTCATCTCGCCCCATGAAAGAAGTAGAAAGAGAGTTATGCATAAGAAATAAAGTTGGTGAGGTGATAGAGATTATTATTGGCTATGATGGAATTGTAATTGCAAATTCAAATCAAAGTCATAAGTTTGATTTCACAAAAAAAGATCTATTTGATACTTTATCTGCATACTCTCCAGAAGGTAAAAAATTAGTAAAAAATAACAAAAAATTTTGGTCTGATGTGAACTACGCCTTACCAAAAACAGAAATTGAGATTTATGGTCCATATCAAAATACAGGCACATACGAAACTTTAGTTAATTCTGTTATGCTTGATCAATATTCCTGCATGAATTCAAGAATTTTTAAAGAGAATTATGAAAATAAAGAAGAAAGAAAAAAAGCATGCAGTAATATAAGAGATGACGGAAGATACATAGAAGTTGGAATTAATGAGAATATAATAATACAAAAACTAAAAAGCAACAGAAACGCCTTGGGAATATTTAGTTTTAGCTTTTTGATGAGAAACCAAGATAAAATACAAGGAAGCACCATTGCAGGAATTGAGCCAAATTATAACAATATATCATCAGGGAAATACATATTAGCAAGACCTCTATTCCTTTACATAAAAAGAGAACACCTGGATACTATTGATGGATTAAGAGAATTTATTAGAGAAGTTATAGATTCCATCAACACTGAAAGTAGTTACTTGTTTAGGCTAGGCTTAATTCCACTTACAAGTGAAGACATAAAGAAAGTTTCAGCAAACGTTTATGATATAATTTGA
- a CDS encoding heme lyase CcmF/NrfE family subunit — translation MSDLGNVLLLIACILSLIYLFTPSIYYRFITSGIFFCVSAAIAILIYCHITNDFLLENVYYHSHTTKPLIYKICGVWGNKEGSMLLWVWVLTLYLLLIDIFIDDSNKLKKISLITQGLICFCFLLFTLIESNPFTKMPIIETDGLGFNPILQDIGLVIHPPILYLGYLGFSVPFSLSIAGLITKIEGNVWAKMVRPWVLISWSILTLGVSLGSWWAYRELGWGGFWFWDPVENVSLLPWLIAVALTHLLLVVRNFNTLRNFAILLTLTTFILSITGTFLVRSGMLTSVHTFADDPRYGLYMLALLGVVTGCSSVVFVMYTRKNSTSMSFQCVTPDGPNYIPKPSFPTFSRFTMMLINNLLFITAFFVVFVGTLYPMFLEYFTGELISVGAPYYNALFNPIALAILVLTIVGQYCRWQGNSLMPIFREYRFSFCSAAAIVPFIFHMELMIILSITISIALLAFILEAYSKRIRLFKTAFSELILLARKVSKAYYAMMIAHAGVAILVLGIACLVGWQEKKENYLKIGDSIIVNKFKITLQNIELIKEKNFHAVRGAMDIKNLLSNKILGKTTPEYRFYLVEGQKNVESSIYHNLFSDIYVVIGEIDKSKNKIATKVRYKPGMPIIWLGSFLIAFGSLLAALPLRRLSVH, via the coding sequence ATGTCTGATCTTGGGAATGTATTGCTGCTCATAGCTTGTATTCTATCTTTAATATATTTATTTACACCATCTATCTATTACCGATTTATTACTTCTGGTATATTTTTTTGTGTATCTGCAGCAATAGCGATCTTAATTTACTGTCACATTACAAACGATTTTTTACTTGAAAATGTATATTATCATTCACATACAACAAAGCCTCTGATCTATAAAATTTGCGGTGTTTGGGGAAATAAAGAAGGTTCAATGCTGCTTTGGGTTTGGGTGCTTACATTGTATTTATTATTAATAGACATCTTTATTGATGATAGTAACAAACTGAAGAAGATCTCTCTAATCACTCAAGGCTTAATTTGCTTTTGTTTTTTATTGTTCACTTTAATTGAATCCAATCCGTTCACAAAAATGCCAATCATCGAAACAGACGGGCTTGGTTTTAATCCAATACTGCAAGATATAGGCCTAGTAATTCATCCACCAATACTATATCTGGGGTATCTTGGGTTTAGCGTTCCTTTTTCACTCTCTATAGCTGGATTAATTACAAAAATTGAAGGAAATGTTTGGGCAAAGATGGTAAGACCTTGGGTACTTATTTCTTGGTCAATCCTTACTTTAGGTGTCAGTCTTGGTAGTTGGTGGGCATATCGTGAACTTGGTTGGGGTGGATTTTGGTTTTGGGACCCAGTAGAAAATGTTTCTTTATTACCATGGCTAATTGCTGTAGCGCTTACACATTTGTTACTTGTGGTGCGAAATTTTAATACTTTGAGGAATTTTGCTATTTTACTAACTCTGACAACTTTTATATTGAGCATAACTGGAACATTTCTAGTGCGCTCTGGAATGCTTACTTCAGTGCATACGTTTGCTGATGATCCAAGATATGGACTATATATGCTAGCTCTACTTGGTGTGGTTACAGGCTGTAGTTCAGTGGTATTTGTTATGTATACGAGAAAAAATTCTACTTCGATGTCATTCCAGTGTGTAACACCAGATGGACCTAATTACATACCAAAGCCAAGCTTTCCTACTTTTTCACGATTTACAATGATGCTAATAAACAATTTATTATTCATCACAGCTTTTTTTGTCGTTTTTGTTGGCACTCTATATCCAATGTTCCTTGAGTATTTTACCGGTGAGTTAATTTCAGTTGGAGCACCGTATTATAATGCTCTATTTAATCCTATAGCACTTGCTATTTTAGTGCTTACCATAGTGGGGCAATATTGTCGTTGGCAGGGAAATAGCCTGATGCCAATATTTCGTGAATATAGATTTTCATTCTGTAGCGCTGCAGCCATTGTACCTTTTATTTTTCACATGGAGCTGATGATTATACTGTCGATCACCATTTCTATCGCATTGCTAGCCTTCATTTTAGAAGCGTATAGTAAGAGAATTCGTTTATTTAAGACAGCCTTTAGTGAATTAATTTTATTGGCAAGAAAAGTTTCTAAAGCTTACTATGCAATGATGATAGCACATGCCGGAGTGGCAATTCTAGTGCTTGGCATAGCTTGCTTGGTTGGTTGGCAGGAAAAAAAGGAAAATTATCTAAAAATAGGGGATAGCATAATAGTTAATAAATTTAAAATCACTTTGCAAAATATTGAGTTGATAAAAGAAAAAAATTTCCATGCGGTAAGAGGAGCAATGGATATTAAGAATTTACTGAGTAACAAAATATTAGGCAAAACAACGCCTGAATACAGATTTTACCTTGTAGAAGGCCAGAAAAATGTTGAAAGCAGCATTTACCATAATTTATTTTCTGATATCTACGTTGTAATTGGAGAAATTGATAAAAGTAAGAACAAAATCGCAACTAAAGTGCGCTATAAACCTGGAATGCCCATAATCTGGCTTGGATCCTTTCTAATTGCTTTTGGTTCACTCCTAGCTGCTTTGC
- the prmC gene encoding peptide chain release factor N(5)-glutamine methyltransferase: protein MKTISALIQEGSKLLSLCRVDSPYLDSEIIMQHVLSVERSFIIINHANQVPIDKESLFWNLIKKRTERYPISQIIGTREFWSSNFIVNQHVLDPRPDSETLISTALKYYQNKEQKLKIADFGTGTGCLLISVLNEYQYAVGIGFEKSLEAYRVACQNIKNHNLLSRAEILPSSWTECSGLFDLIISNPPYIKTSKLKDLQAEVQKEPRIALDGGIDGLSCYLSIFPMLRKCLKKNGFAILEIGEDQNDIDKIISSYGLAFQEYVNDLAGIKRCIVVKQYKEP from the coding sequence ATGAAAACTATTAGCGCTTTAATTCAAGAAGGGTCAAAACTATTATCATTGTGCAGAGTTGATTCGCCATACCTGGACTCTGAAATCATTATGCAACACGTACTTAGCGTGGAAAGGTCATTCATCATTATAAACCACGCTAATCAGGTACCAATAGACAAAGAATCTCTATTTTGGAATTTGATAAAAAAAAGAACGGAAAGATATCCAATATCACAAATAATAGGCACTCGTGAATTCTGGAGTAGTAACTTTATAGTGAACCAGCACGTGCTAGATCCAAGGCCAGACAGTGAAACACTAATCTCAACAGCACTAAAATATTATCAAAACAAAGAGCAAAAGCTAAAAATTGCTGATTTTGGTACAGGCACAGGTTGTTTATTAATATCCGTACTGAATGAATATCAATATGCTGTTGGTATAGGTTTTGAAAAGAGTCTTGAGGCATATAGAGTTGCATGTCAGAATATAAAAAACCATAATTTACTCAGCAGAGCTGAAATACTTCCAAGTTCATGGACAGAATGCAGTGGCTTATTTGATCTTATAATTAGCAACCCTCCATATATCAAAACAAGTAAATTAAAAGATTTGCAAGCTGAAGTTCAAAAAGAACCGAGAATCGCTCTTGATGGTGGCATTGATGGTTTAAGTTGTTATTTAAGTATTTTTCCAATGTTGAGAAAATGCCTTAAAAAAAATGGATTTGCAATATTGGAGATAGGTGAAGATCAAAATGACATTGATAAAATAATATCCTCATACGGATTAGCTTTTCAGGAATACGTAAATGACTTAGCAGGAATAAAGAGATGCATTGTCGTCAAGCAATACAAAGAACCATAA
- a CDS encoding ABC transporter ATP-binding protein produces MLVNNISYFYNNQDDFALSNINIQVKKGSVACLLGHSGCGKSTILKLIAGIESPKSGTILINDRLIASNKTSTAIEDRNIGLIFQHSALFPHKTVVENIAFAIKNSSKLEKRHIALKILKLLDIEKYENMYPNVLSGGQQQLVAIARVMAQNPDTVLLDEPFSNLDIILKRRVRQHILSLFRQKNIPVLMVTHDPQEALEIADFIYVMKNGKIIQSGVSSDIYHRPEDDTLASFFSELSSNLQLKEKFSFNDTLIARK; encoded by the coding sequence ATGCTAGTTAATAATATAAGTTATTTTTATAATAATCAGGACGATTTTGCTTTAAGTAATATAAATATCCAAGTAAAAAAAGGAAGTGTTGCTTGTTTACTTGGACATTCTGGCTGTGGCAAATCAACGATTTTGAAATTAATCGCAGGAATAGAAAGCCCAAAATCTGGAACCATTCTTATAAATGATAGATTGATTGCGAGTAATAAAACGTCAACTGCTATAGAAGATAGAAATATCGGATTGATTTTTCAGCATTCTGCGTTATTTCCTCATAAAACAGTTGTGGAGAATATAGCTTTTGCCATCAAAAATTCTTCCAAGCTAGAAAAACGTCACATTGCACTAAAAATTTTGAAGCTTCTCGATATAGAAAAATATGAGAATATGTACCCCAATGTTTTGTCCGGTGGGCAGCAACAATTAGTTGCAATAGCAAGAGTAATGGCGCAAAACCCTGATACTGTGTTACTTGATGAGCCGTTTTCTAATCTAGATATTATTTTAAAGCGCCGAGTCAGGCAGCATATATTGTCTCTTTTTAGACAAAAGAATATTCCTGTGCTCATGGTCACTCATGACCCGCAAGAAGCATTGGAAATCGCAGATTTTATTTATGTTATGAAAAATGGTAAAATTATTCAATCGGGAGTTTCTAGTGATATATATCATCGTCCCGAAGATGACACTCTAGCAAGTTTTTTTAGCGAACTCTCTTCCAATTTGCAATTAAAAGAGAAATTTTCCTTTAATGACACACTTATTGCAAGAAAATAA
- a CDS encoding TrbC/VirB2 family protein, with protein sequence MKKFLLLIVLIIFFPFDANATKFSNKKDDEFYNSKVTDHPSWFMCSIMKYLHRIGGPIMTLVITGAALLAIFGRMPWPALFALGMFTAVFFGAQAIILYVAPPDTHDCRTDDWQPSGVPLGPRLMGKKLSSMNTYGWFDWLKFW encoded by the coding sequence ATGAAAAAATTCCTTTTACTTATTGTTTTAATTATCTTCTTCCCATTTGATGCAAATGCTACTAAGTTTAGTAACAAAAAAGACGACGAGTTTTATAATTCAAAAGTTACAGATCACCCATCGTGGTTCATGTGTTCCATCATGAAGTATCTTCATCGTATAGGTGGACCAATTATGACTTTAGTGATAACAGGAGCAGCTTTGCTTGCAATATTTGGCAGAATGCCATGGCCGGCGCTTTTTGCGCTTGGCATGTTTACTGCTGTGTTTTTTGGTGCACAGGCAATTATACTATATGTGGCACCCCCAGATACACATGATTGCCGTACTGACGACTGGCAGCCCTCTGGTGTTCCTCTCGGACCTAGATTGATGGGTAAGAAACTCTCATCTATGAACACGTACGGATGGTTTGATTGGTTGAAGTTTTGGTAA
- the coxB gene encoding cytochrome c oxidase subunit II, protein MVKLFALLLIFYSNISIASAPTSWQFGFPAPATEVMEAVVKSHSFVMIVMTAIMLFVWILLAYIAFRFRKSKVKNISKITHSVPLEIIWFVIPTIIVGVLAFENAKLLRMQERIPKIEMTLKAIGHQWYWSYQYPEHQGVSFDSYIKGDESLTEGDLKLFSVDNNIVLPINTNVRLQVTAGDVIHSWGVPAFGVKIDAIPGRLNEAWFNIKKPGIYYGQCYELCGPGHGFMPIVVEAVSKEDFNKWIEDKKLLS, encoded by the coding sequence ATGGTGAAGTTATTTGCACTTTTGTTAATATTTTACTCAAATATTTCTATCGCTTCTGCTCCCACTTCCTGGCAATTTGGGTTTCCTGCTCCTGCCACTGAAGTAATGGAGGCTGTAGTCAAGTCACACTCATTTGTCATGATTGTGATGACTGCAATAATGCTGTTTGTGTGGATATTACTTGCTTATATAGCGTTTCGTTTTCGTAAGAGCAAAGTAAAAAACATAAGTAAAATTACCCATAGTGTTCCTTTAGAAATTATTTGGTTTGTTATACCAACCATCATTGTTGGAGTGTTGGCTTTTGAAAATGCTAAGTTACTCAGAATGCAAGAAAGAATCCCAAAAATTGAGATGACGTTAAAAGCTATTGGCCATCAATGGTATTGGAGCTATCAATATCCAGAGCATCAAGGTGTATCGTTTGATAGCTACATTAAGGGAGACGAGAGTCTTACTGAAGGAGATTTGAAATTATTTTCCGTCGATAATAATATCGTGTTGCCCATAAATACCAACGTTCGCTTACAAGTCACAGCAGGGGATGTAATACATAGCTGGGGAGTGCCGGCTTTTGGTGTAAAAATTGATGCAATACCTGGAAGATTAAATGAAGCGTGGTTTAATATCAAAAAGCCTGGTATTTATTACGGTCAATGCTACGAATTATGTGGTCCAGGTCATGGTTTTATGCCAATTGTTGTTGAAGCAGTAAGCAAAGAAGATTTTAATAAGTGGATTGAAGATAAAAAATTGTTGAGTTAA
- the tatA gene encoding twin-arginine translocase TatA/TatE family subunit, translated as MSLGPWQLFLILIIILVLFGAGKLPQIMGDLGKGFRNLKQELKDSEKLSSNEPDR; from the coding sequence ATGAGTTTAGGACCATGGCAATTGTTTCTAATCTTAATAATAATTCTAGTTTTATTTGGTGCGGGTAAGTTACCACAAATTATGGGTGATTTAGGGAAAGGCTTTAGAAATCTCAAGCAAGAACTTAAGGACTCAGAAAAATTATCATCTAACGAACCAGATCGTTAG
- the ctaD gene encoding cytochrome c oxidase subunit I has translation MSNVPKGIKRWLFSTNHKDIGTLYIIFSILAGIIGGLLSVVIRTQLMHINILGGNHQLYNVMVTGHALIMVFFMIMPALMGGFGNWFVPLMIGAPDMAFPRMNNLSFWLLVSSFILLVISVFVGEGPGVGWTLYPPLSQVMSHPSAGVDIAIFALHIAGMSSIVGAINFIVTIFNMRAKGMSLMKMPLFVWSVLLTAFMLIVALPVLAGAITMLLTDRNIGTAFFDPAGGGDPVLFQHLFWFFGHPEVYVVVFPAFGIISQVVSTFSHRPVFGYIGMVYAMIGIAVFGFMVWAHHMFTVGLSADAAIFFSTTTIFIGVITGVKVFSWLATMWGGAIEFRTPMLFAMGFIFMFVGGGITGIVLSHGGIDKMLHDTYYVVAHFHYVMSLATLFGAFAGFYYWIGKMSGRQYNECLGKIHFWLTFISTNVTFLPQHFLGLAGMPRRIPDYPDAFIPWNYVSSIGAYMSFFSVMFFVFVVVHLLIKGKKAEDNPWGSDTLEWTVSSPPPFHTFEKPPVIK, from the coding sequence ATGAGTAACGTACCAAAAGGTATAAAACGTTGGCTATTTTCCACGAATCATAAAGACATAGGTACACTATATATTATTTTTTCCATATTAGCTGGAATTATTGGTGGGTTATTGTCGGTAGTCATTCGTACTCAGCTAATGCACATCAATATACTTGGAGGTAATCACCAATTATATAACGTAATGGTTACGGGACACGCATTGATAATGGTGTTTTTTATGATAATGCCTGCCTTAATGGGAGGATTTGGTAATTGGTTTGTACCTCTCATGATCGGGGCACCAGATATGGCATTTCCTCGCATGAATAATTTGAGTTTCTGGTTATTAGTGTCATCTTTTATTTTACTCGTCATTTCTGTGTTTGTTGGCGAAGGCCCAGGTGTAGGCTGGACTTTATATCCTCCTTTATCACAGGTTATGTCCCACCCAAGTGCGGGAGTTGACATTGCTATATTTGCACTCCACATTGCAGGTATGTCGTCAATTGTTGGAGCGATTAACTTTATAGTTACTATATTCAACATGCGTGCAAAAGGAATGTCATTAATGAAAATGCCATTATTTGTGTGGTCTGTCTTGCTAACAGCATTTATGCTGATTGTTGCGTTACCTGTACTTGCTGGTGCTATAACCATGCTACTTACTGATCGCAATATCGGCACTGCCTTTTTTGATCCTGCAGGTGGTGGTGATCCTGTATTATTTCAACATCTATTTTGGTTTTTTGGCCATCCAGAGGTTTACGTTGTCGTTTTTCCTGCATTTGGCATCATAAGTCAGGTCGTATCAACTTTTTCTCATAGACCAGTGTTTGGTTACATAGGAATGGTTTACGCAATGATAGGTATAGCAGTGTTTGGTTTTATGGTTTGGGCTCATCATATGTTCACTGTTGGGCTTAGTGCTGATGCTGCTATATTTTTTAGCACTACTACGATTTTTATCGGCGTTATAACAGGTGTGAAAGTTTTCAGTTGGCTCGCAACTATGTGGGGTGGAGCAATTGAGTTTAGAACCCCGATGCTATTTGCAATGGGCTTTATTTTCATGTTTGTGGGTGGTGGTATAACTGGAATTGTTCTGTCTCACGGTGGAATAGATAAAATGTTACATGACACTTATTATGTCGTGGCTCACTTTCACTATGTCATGTCACTAGCCACACTATTTGGAGCTTTTGCTGGATTTTATTATTGGATTGGTAAAATGTCGGGTAGGCAATATAATGAGTGCCTGGGCAAAATACACTTTTGGCTCACTTTTATTAGTACCAATGTCACTTTTTTACCTCAACATTTCTTAGGATTAGCTGGCATGCCAAGACGTATACCAGATTACCCTGATGCGTTTATTCCTTGGAATTATGTATCTTCAATCGGTGCGTATATGTCCTTTTTCTCAGTAATGTTCTTTGTATTTGTAGTAGTTCATCTTTTGATTAAAGGTAAAAAAGCTGAGGATAACCCGTGGGGAAGCGATACTTTAGAGTGGACAGTGTCTTCACCACCACCTTTTCATACTTTTGAAAAACCGCCAGTTATAAAATAA